The proteins below come from a single Mytilus edulis chromosome 5, xbMytEdul2.2, whole genome shotgun sequence genomic window:
- the LOC139523727 gene encoding uncharacterized protein, with the protein MFLSAILVLCSISMIESNSCDISKEKSMISSMLQSIEKKMKDCQGPIIKTPNLYKYIPLTDNGIAMGNPVRQSISFKVKANNDAHVALMSSNNPNDPLYEIVLGGWGNTQSAIRDRKQGASQLAVYRGRVLNSNEFRKFTIKWSNARIRVEDESGKKLMEWTDTTNPYTIRNIGICTGWGSTGIWSFPCQDCQVPIIKTPNLYKYIPLTDNGIAMGNPVRQSIRFKVKANNDAHVALMSSNNPNDPLYEIVLGGWGNTQSAIRDRKQGASQLAVYRGRVLNSNEFRTFTIKWSNARIRVEDESGKKLMEWTDTTNPYTIRNIGICTGWGSTGIWSFPCQASDSE; encoded by the exons ATGTTCCTTTCTGCAATTCTGGTTCTGTGTTCCATTTCTATGATTGAGTCTAACTCGTGTGATATCTCCAAAGAGAAATCAATGATATCCAGCATGCTTCAGTCCatagaaaaaaagatgaaag ATTGCCAGGGACCAATAATAAAAACCCCGAACCTTTATAAATACATACCCCTAACAGACAATGGCATTGCTATGGGAAATCCAGTTCGACAAAGTATTAGCTTTAAAGTAAAAGCCAACAACGATGCACACGTTGCTTTGATGTCTTCAAATAATCCAAACGATCCTCTTTATGAGATAGTATTGGGGGGTTGGGGTAACACACAGTCGGCCATCCGTGACAGGAAACAGGGTGCTAGTCAATTGGCAGTGTATCGTGGACGAGTGCTCAATTCAAATGAGTTTAGAAAATTTACCATTAAATGGAGCAATGCACGTATTAGAGTAGAAGACGAATCAGGAAAGAAACTCATGGAATGGACTGATACCACAAACCCATACACAATCAGAAATATTGGAATTTGTACAGGATGGGGTTCGACTGGAATATGGTCATTCCCATGTCAAG ATTGTCAGGTACCAATAATAAAAACCCCGAACCTTTATAAATACATACCCCTGACAGACAATGGCATTGCTATGGGAAATCCAGTTCGACAAAGTATTAGGTTCAAGGTCAAAGCCAACAACGATGCACACGTTGCTTTGATGTCATCAAATAATCCAAACGATCCTCTTTATGAGATAGTATTGGGGGGTTGGGGTAACACACAGTCGGCCATCCGTGACAGGAAACAGGGTGCTAGTCAATTGGCAGTGTATCGTGGACGAGTGCTCAATTCAAATGAATTTAGAACATTTACCATTAAATGGAGCAATGCACGTATTAGAGTAGAAGACGAATCAGGAAAGAAACTCATGGAATGGACTGATACCACAAACCCATACACAATCAGAAATATTGGAATTTGTACGGGATGGGGTTCGACTGGAATATGGTCATTCCCATGTCAAG ctTCTGATTCAGAATAA
- the LOC139525098 gene encoding uncharacterized protein encodes MTKKKAIRVGHRGAARRLISKIEEELEKETTQRDEIESLCETLKKKRDILSELDSEILEEIAEENMEAEIEDSDRYVLDIERILTKVRNSSSSKQKNKSNETSSNQNLNPNAADFVFINSTSTCNTPHPMQNNDMQYRSSMSATNSSIYHKLPKLNLPYFNGNLLNWQPFWDAYQSTIHDNQTLTDVQKFTYLQNQIQGIAAQCIAGLPLTSANYYQAVSILRERFGQNHKITNAYIQNLIDLPAPRSNADSLRNFSDRIECSIRGLESLGTNESTFGAILTPIIYNKLPSDVRKNITRDRGNDDWDIESLRTAIKREVCVQVAGQSTGSSNEDLEILPTASFIAETFSGKNRKQSRKKCLFCEESHHPNTCKNVKDVEKRIEIVKRKKVCFNCFGSHRVAECKSEFKCRQCGKRHHTSIHVQVHNTEPKSLTENQYSTRKTVAHTAVEETPLELTTPLHSTVTAHTDVLLKTAVTPVWSENRSIMTNILLDEGAQNSFITEDLARKLEIESTEKIALKISGFGGNEGQVRHLDKANIAIETVDNQRIEIEVIIVPKIAAPIQTKSQKEIKALPYLRGLRLAHPICAEDKFNISLLIGADYYWSIVENEIIRGNGPTAVKSRIGYLLSGPVLTKNGSSSKQSAMLNILTDHRAVVCDLEQFWNLESLGVSGSDNIKSQSEVVREYGEKSIILENGKYTAKLPWKPDFLPLPHNMELVKQRTGSVIRRLANKPDLLKMYGDIIKEQERRHFIEKVEETKLPTDRPVHYIPHHPVSKESSTTPIRIVYDCSCKDGRDNPSLNECLESHPPVMNDITGILMRFRAKKYATTSDLEKAFLQIQLDEKDRDATRFLWLSDPTNTSSPLITYRFKSVLFGATCSPFILSATLLKHFKENPGKLSDTLENGLYVDNILTSFDNENDVIDYYRRSRELLTKGGFNLRSWNSNSPKLQEIASKEKTLDKDELTKILGMQWNAKSDKLFYQSNTFEMDKKGKLTKRYILRQSSKIFDPLGLLSPVTVKAKIFMQSLWKLNLEWDEILPENIQSKWILISRDLASSLETEIHRSTQTQNENNRNLPTLHVFTDASTHAYGACAYLLYDRKPTIVMAKNRVAPIKTITLPNLELMGAVIGARLADHICKNFPETFSEIQFWSDSQIVLSWLSSVKPQRQFIKNRIEEIKSLCGDNVWRYCPTKDNPADLLTRGITSEELQQNEIWFSGPKWLNSKEDWPTWNGNNVTSSVCTTISENDDKIETMENNQNLRIGIGEIIDIERYNSYRKLTRITAYVMRFATNCRATETERKKDLLRSDEIKNAKFLWIRYTQGKIFSDEINCIDNSTKRKTLVRQLKLFLDEKQLLRCGGRRIDNATVGETVKFPYLLPAKDRLTHLIVLEAHENTLHSGINITLAYIQQTFWIPKLRQCVKSILSKCVTCRKVIGKSYPAPEIPPLPKERVQDATPFSITGVDFTGALTTRNRHNEESKVYICLFTCAVTRAVHLELVYDLSEESFLLCFRRFVSRRSVPKIMMSDNALTFKAASIEISRLCNSKKVKENIQNYGIEWKFIPNRAPWFGGMWERMIGLTKTSLKKVLGRAHVNDETLRTVLTEIEATLNDRPVTYISTDIRDPEPLTPSHLIHGRRITTLPYGSSKSAIDNLNICELTHTNLNNQAIRQRQLIENFWTRWKGEYLTSLREYHQRAGVDVRKIKEGDVVQIHDESKRVHWKLGVVQDTIKGKDGLVRVAMVRTKSGITNRPVTKLYPLEVNSMDCYLRRSERRN; translated from the coding sequence ATGACGAAAAAGAAAGCCATTAGAGTGGGCCATCGAGGAGCCGCAAGGAGattaatttcaaagattgaaGAGGAATTAGAGAAAGAAACAACACAACGCGACGAAATAGAAAGCCTATGTGAAACCTTGAAGAAAAAGAGGGATATTCTTTCGGAACTTGATAGTGAAATTTTAGAGGAGATTGCAGAGGAAAACATGGAAGCAGAGATAGAAGACTCAGATCGGTATGTTTTAGATATAGAACGAATTTTGACAAAAGTACGCAATTCATCAagttcaaaacagaaaaataaatcaaatgaaactagCTCTAATCAGAACTTAAATCCAAATGCAGCAGATTTTGTATTTATCAACTCCACATCTACATGTAATACTCCACATCCCATGCAGAATAATGATATGCAATACAGATCGTCAATGAGCGCAACAAATTCTAGCATCTACCACAAGCTACCAAAATTGAATTTACCATATTTTAATGGCAATTTGTTAAACTGGCAACCTTTCTGGGATGCGTATCAATCAACAATACACGATAACCAAACATTAACAGACGTGCAGAAATTTACGTATTTGCAAAATCAGATTCAGGGAATAGCCGCGCAATGTATCGCCGGTTTACCACTCACAAGTGCAAATTACTATCAAGCCGTATCAATACTGAGAGAGAGGTTTGGTCAGAACCACAAAATCACGAACGCATATATTCAGAATTTAATTGATTTACCCGCACCGAGGTCAAACGCAGACAGTTTGAGAAACTTTTCCGACAGAATTGAGTGTAGCATACGCGGATTAGAATCGTTAGGAACAAACGAGAGTACATTTGGAGCCATTCTTACGCCTATAATATACAATAAGTTGCCGTCCGACGTACGAAAAAACATAACCCGAGATCGCGGAAACGACGACTGGGACATCGAATCATTGAGAACAGCAATAAAGAGGGAAGTATGCGTACAGGTCGCAGGACAATCTACAGGTTCAAGTAATgaagatttagaaattttaccGACCGCTTCGTTTATTGCCGAAACATTTTCAggaaagaacagaaaacagtcacgtaagaaatgtttattttgtgaagaatcccATCATCCAAATACATGCAAAAACGTGAAAGATGTTGAGAAACGAATAGAAATTGTGAAGCGAAAAAAGGTATGTTTTAACTGTTTCGGAAGTCATAGAGTAGCTGAATGTAAGTCAGAATTTAAATGCCGCCAGTGCGGAAAGAGACATCACACGAGTATACATGTACAAGTACATAACACAGAACCAAAGAGCTTAACCGAAAACCAGTATAGTACACGAAAGACCGTAGCACATACCGCCGTAGAGGAAACGCCACTGGAGCTAACCACACCCTTACATTCTACTGTTACTGCACATACAgatgttttactgaaaactgccgTAACTCCAGTTTGGTCCGAAAATCGATCTATCATGACAAATATTCTACTTGACGAGGGAGCACAAAACTCATTCATAACTGAAGATTTAGCTAGAAAACTAGAAATTGAATCCACCGAAAAGATTGCACTAAAAATATCTGGATTTGGAGGAAACGAAGGACAAGTTCGTCATCTTGATAAAGCAAACATAGCTATTGAGACAGTTGATAATCAAAGAATAGAAATAGAAGTAATAATTGTACCGAAAATTGCCGCTCCTATTCAGACAAAATCACAAAAGGAAATCAAAGCACTGCCATACTTACGTGGTTTACGACTCGCACATCCGATATGCGCAGAAGACAAGTTCAACATATCTTTATTGATTGGCGCAGACTATTACTGGTCAATAGTTGAAAACGAAATAATAAGAGGAAATGGACCGACCGCAGTAAAGTCGAGAATAGGTTATCTCTTGTCGGGACCCGTACTTACTAAAAACGGAAGTAGTTCAAAACAATCAGCAATGTTGAATATTTTGACTGACCACAGAGCCGTTGTTTGCGACTTAGAACAGTTTTGGAACTTAGAATCGTTGGGAGTTTCAGGAAGCGATAATATTAAAAGTCAGTCTGAAGTTGTAAGAGAATACGGAGAAAAGTCTATAATACTAGAAAATGGAAAGTACACAGCTAAGTTACCATGGAAACCAGATTTCCTTCCGCTGCCGCATAACATGGAATTGGTTAAACAGAGAACAGGTAGCGTTATTAGACGTTTAGCAAACAAACCTGATTTACTTAAAATGTACGGAGATATCATAAAGGAGCAGGAGAgaagacattttattgaaaaggTTGAGGAAACAAAACTTCCTACCGATCGACCCGTACACTATATCCCGCATCATCCTGTTTCCAAGGAATCATCTACTACGCCAATACGCATTGTTTATGATTGTAGCTGCAAAGATGGAAGAGATAATCCAAGTCTAAATGAATGCTTAGAATCACACCCACCTGTTATGAATGATATTACGGGAATACTTATGAGATTTCGCGCTAAGAAATATGCTACAACATCAGATTTAGAAAAGGCATTTCTACAAATACAGCTCGACGAGAAAGACCGAGATGCAACGAGGTTCTTATGGCTTAGCGATCCTACAAACACATCAAGTCCGCTAATAACATATCGCTTCAAGTCCGTACTCTTCGGAGCTACATGTTCGCCATTCATTTTGAGCGCCACACTTCTCAAGCACTTTAAGGAAAATCCGGGGAAACTTTCAGATACACTTGAAAATGGGTTATATGTGGACAACATTTTAACTAGCTTTGATAACGAAAATGACGTAATAGATTATTACAGGAGATCGAGAGAATTACTTACGAAAGGCGGATTCAACCTACGCTCATGGAATTCAAACAGTCCAAAATTACAAGAAATCGCTAGCAAAGAAAAAACCTTAGACAAAGATGAGCTTACTAAAATTCTTGGTATGCAATGGAATGCTAAATCAGACAAGTTGTTTTATCAAAGTAACACGTTCGAGATGGACAAAAAAGGAAAACTGACTAAAAGATATATTTTACGGCAATCATCCAAGATTTTCGATCCGTTAGGACTATTAAGCCCAGTTACTGTAAAAGCGAAAATCTTTATGCAATCACTTTGGAAGCTAAATTTGGAGTGGGACGAAATATTACCGGAAAATATCCAATCAAAATGGATATTAATTTCACGAGATCTAGCATCGAGCTTAGAAACAGAGATTCATCGAAGTACTCAAACACAGAACGAGAATAACAGAAATTTACCAACTCTTCATGTATTTACCGATGCTTCAACTCATGCGTACGGCGCATGCGCGTACCTCTTGTATGACAGAAAACCAACAATAGTAATGGCAAAGAATCGAGTTGCGCCTATCAAGACTATAACTTTACCAAATCTAGAGCTTATGGGGGCTGTAATTGGAGCAAGACTTGCTGATCATATCTGCAAAAACTTTCCAGAAACTTTCAGTGAAATACAATTTTGGAGTGATAGTCAAATCGTACTTAGTTGGCTTTCATCCGTAAAACCACAgagacaatttatcaaaaacagaaTTGAAGAAATTAAAAGTTTGTGTGGAGATAATGTATGGAGATACTGCCCTACGAAAGACAATCCCGCAGATCTACTTACACGTGGTATAACATCTGAAGAACTGCAACAGAACGAAATATGGTTTAGTGGACCTAAATGGTTAAACAGCAAAGAAGATTGGCCGACATGGAACGGAAACAATGTAACGTCTAGTGTATGTACAACAATATCGGAGAACGATGACAAAATTGAAACTATGGAGAATAATCAAAATTTACGTATTGGTATAGGAGAAATCATAGATATCGAACGGTACAATTCTTATAGAAAACTAACCCGCATTACCGCATATGTAATGAGATTCGCAACAAACTGCAGAGCAACAGAAACTGAACGAAAGAAAGATTTGTTACGTAGTGATgaaattaaaaatgcaaaattccTATGGATAAGATATacacaaggtaaaatatttagtgaCGAAATAAATTGTATAGATAATTCTACAAAACGTAAAACTCTTGTGCGACAATTAAAGCTCTTTCTAGACGAAAAGCAATTATTACGATGTGGTGGCCGCCGAATAGACAATGCGACAGTAGGAGAAACAGTCAAGTTTCCATATCTGTTACCGGCAAAGGACCGTCTTACACATTTGATAGTGTTAGAAGCACATGAGAACACACTACATTCAGGAATAAATATCACTCTAGCATACATACAACAAACATTTTGGATTCCGAAATTAAGGCAGTGCGTGAAATCTATATTGTCGAAATGTGTAACGTGCCGAAAAGTAATCGGAAAATCTTATCCCGCACCAGAAATTCCACCATTACCAAAAGAGAGAGTTCAAGATGCCACACCCTTTAGCATCACCGGTGTAGACTTCACAGGTGCGTTAACGACAAGAAACAGACACAACGAAGAATCGAAGGTTTACATTTGCCTATTTACATGTGCTGTCACTCGAGCAGTACATTTGGAATTAGTTTACGATCTCAGCGAAGAATCTTTTTTATTGTGTTTCCGGAGATTTGTAAGTCGACGATCAGTGCCGAAAATTATGATGTCAGATAATGCGTTAACATTTAAAGCTGCTTCAATCGAAATTTCACGACTTTGCAATtctaaaaaagttaaagaaaatattcagaaTTATGGCATTGAATGGAAATTCATCCCAAATAGAGCTCCATGGTTCGGGGGCATGTGGGAAAGAATGATTGGCTTAACAAAAACATCACTTAAGAAAGTATTAGGACGTGCACATGTTAACGACGAGACTCTAAGGACTGTATTAACAGAGATCGAAGCCACACTCAACGATCGACCAGTGACGTATATTTCAACAGATATCAGAGATCCGGAGCCGCTTACACCATCCCATCTTATACATGGACGAAGGATAACAACTTTACCGTATGGATCGTCAAAAAGTGCTATTGACAATCTAAATATTTGTGAATTAACACACACAAACTTGAACAATCAAGCGATACGACAGAGACAATTGATTGAGAACTTCTGGACAAGATGGAAAGGAGAATACCTTACTTCATTGCGAGAATATCACCAAAGAGCTGGAGTCGACGTTCGGAAGATCAAAGAAGGCGATGTCGTTCAGATACACGACGAATCAAAGCGCGTGCATTGGAAACTTGGAGTTGTACAGGACACTATTAAAGGCAAGGACGGCTTAGTACGCGTCGCTATGGTGCGTACCAAATCAGGAATTACAAATCGACCCGTGACGAAACTCTACCCATTAGAAGTCAACAGCATGGACTGTTATCTGAGACGAAGTGAACGAAGAAACTAA